In one Culex quinquefasciatus strain JHB chromosome 2, VPISU_Cqui_1.0_pri_paternal, whole genome shotgun sequence genomic region, the following are encoded:
- the LOC6052295 gene encoding LOW QUALITY PROTEIN: trypsin-3 (The sequence of the model RefSeq protein was modified relative to this genomic sequence to represent the inferred CDS: inserted 2 bases in 1 codon) — MSRLILPITVLCSALVQASLTNHRIVGGFPIDIRDVPFQVSLNYYREHWCGGSLIGSRWVLTAAHCMDVSPSNXKVRVGSTHHESGGELVEIRRVLPHTLYNSSSVDYDFALLELEESVQLSEEFFAVELPGRGEPVEDGQLLQVSGWGDTQNEEECDDVLRATIVPTVNQEECRRAYSTGHEVTDRMICAGYLGGGQGACHGDSGGPLVHGRTVVGVVSWSRGCAQPGYPTVYGRVAAVRDWIEENSGI, encoded by the exons ATGTCTCGACTGATTCTTCCCATAACCGTGCTCTGCTCCGCCCTCGTCCAGGCCAGCCTCACTAACCATCGCATCGTCGGAGGCTTCCCGATCGACATCCGGGACGTTCCGTTCCAGGTATCGCTCAACTATTACCGCGAACACTGGTGCGGAGGATCGCTGATCGGAAGCCGCTGGGTGTTGACGGCGGCCCATTGCATGGACGTTAGTccctctaa gaaggttcgcgTTGGGTCTACTCACCATGAATCTGGTGGCGAGTTGGTTGAGATCCGGCGGGTTCTGCCGCATACGCTGTACAACTCCAGTTCGGTGGACTACGACTTTGCGCTGCTGGAGTTGGAGGAGTCGGTGCAGCTGAGTGAGGAGTTCTTCGCGGTTGAGCTTCCGGGACGGGGGGAACCCGTTGAGGATGGTCAGCTGTTGCAGGTTTCCGGCTGGGGTGACACCCAGAATGAGGAAGAGTGTGACGACGTGTTGAGGGCGACCATCGTTCCGACCGTGAACCAGGAGGAGTGTCGGAGGGCGTACAGTACGGGTCATGAGGTTACCGATCGGATGATCTGCGCAGGGTACCTGGGTGGAGGGCAGGGTGCCTGCCATGGTGATTCCGGGGGACCTTTGGTGCATGGAAGGACCGTGGTCGGAGTTGTATCGTGGTCAAGGGGATGTGCCCAGCCGGGGTATCCGACGGTTTATGGAAGAGTAGCAGCGGTGCGGGATTGGATCGAGGAGAATTCTGGGATCTAA